The following proteins are encoded in a genomic region of Neurospora crassa OR74A linkage group VI, whole genome shotgun sequence:
- a CDS encoding DUF833 domain-containing protein, with amino-acid sequence MCIVLLTTAHPKYALIVIDNRDEYILRPTSKPHWWTALSESPSTDKHEYDCRKVEVISSRDLARAEHGTWLGMTKGGHIAVLTNYRETDTHDSAHPIAGKRSRGGMVTAWLAAHPDEPVQDFVSRMVGSGEAKDIGGFSLVCGKLRKKKAEKAIEPLAIISNRADHIDRVPWICGDRDRTYGLSNAIFLDPSEEVDESTWPKVRDGREKLKQVIEATSSDDVSEDVLVEELYKVLDTTNFPVDRCIDLEEGIPLLKNSIFIPAFGGKQHQAEMEAARQRGTIKEKGPHDCASEVLTTVNRPDNQPYGFQTGLYGTQRQTIILVDWDGNVTYRERALFDAHGNPIPRGAGDETFKFKIEGWEEAADGEPEIRS; translated from the coding sequence ATGTGCATCGTTCTGCTAACGACTGCGCACCCAAAATACGCGCTCATTGTTATTGACAATCGAGATGAATACATCCTTCGGCCAACTAGCAAACCTCACTGGTGGACAGCACTGTCAGAATCGCCCTCTACCGACAAGCATGAGTACGACTGCCGAAAAGTCGAGGTCATTTCCAGCCGGGATTTGGCACGAGCTGAGCATGGAACATGGCTCGGCATGACCAAGGGCGGCCACATCGCTGTGCTTACGAACTACCGCGAAACCGACACTCACGACTCTGCACATCCCATAGCGGGAAAGCGTAGCCGTGGAGGTATGGTGACCGCCTGGCTAGCGGCGCATCCCGATGAGCCGGTGCAGGACTTTGTCAGCCGGATGGTTGGGAGCGGCGAGGCCAAGGATATTGGCGGGTTCTCCCTCGTTTGCGGCAAGCTTCGAAAGAAGAAAGCCGAGAAGGCCATCGAGCCCCTGGCCATCATCTCCAACAGAGCCGATCATATCGATAGAGTGCCATGGATCTGCGGAGACCGGGACCGCACATACGGTCTCAGCAATGCCATCTTCCTTGACCCAAGCGAGGAGGTTGACGAGTCAACCTGGCCCAAGGTCCGGGACGGAAGGGAAAAGCTGAAGCAAGTCATCGAAGCTACCTCAAGTGACGACGTCAGTGAGGATGTGCTAGTAGAAGAACTCTACAAGGTCCTGGATACCACCAACTTCCCTGTGGACCGCTGTATCGATCTCGAGGAGGGCATTCCGCTGCTCAAGAATTCCATCTTTATCCCCGCTTTTGGCGGCAAGCAGCATCAAGCGGAGATGGAGGCAGCCCGTCAACGGGGGACAATCAAGGAAAAGGGTCCTCACGACTGTGCTTCAGAGGTATTGACAACGGTCAACCGCCCAGACAACCAACCGTACGGCTTCCAAACTGGTCTCTACGGCACGCAGCGGCAGACCATCATCCTCGTGGATTGGGATGGAAATGTCACGTACAGGGAACGCGCATTGTTCGATGCCCATGGCAACCCTATCCCTCGAGGCGCCGGGGACGAAACGTTCAAATTCAAGATTGAAGGGTGGGAAGAAGCAGCGGATGGCGAGCCAGAGATCAGGAGTTAG